One stretch of Glandiceps talaboti chromosome 7, keGlaTala1.1, whole genome shotgun sequence DNA includes these proteins:
- the LOC144438076 gene encoding histamine N-methyltransferase-like: MASSSWHKSLTTDRDWYSRAFMSYCSHTDRVEKALLYCTDILPPTITEHYSNNRKTVEEAGPVFRYLGIGSGTGLCDIQLLKELRKSVPVIQATIVDPSQYLLKAFQQSITAQATGLEGVTFDFKVMTIQEFQRDWDGEGFDCVIALNVLYYVPDYDEVIGWIYSYLAENGTTVIQQTAADNAFMGFYATFDSIFTEKMKSVHQDVIEECLKTSGAKSVRTLTVKADIDLTECFDESSECGSLLLDFVTHTIEFRKTAPPTLFKEALEKLSCNGIGVERQGTSITILILLSQENSLFVAGDTVEMSSSYTVTAACLPSSASSIPLQVEL, encoded by the exons ATGGCGTCTTCAAGTTGGCACAAGAGTTTGACGACTGACCGAGATTGGTACAGTCGTGCATTTATGAGTTACTGTAGTCACACTGATCGGGTTGAGAAAGCGTTACTGTACTGCACTGATATATTGCCGCCAACGATCACCGAGCACTACAGCAATAATAGGAAAACCGTCGAGGAGGCTGGTCCCGTATTTCGTTACCTTGGTATTGGTAGCGGCACAG GTTTATGTGATATACAGCTGCTGAAAGAGTTGAGGAAATCGGTACCGGTAATACAGGCAACGATAGTGGACCCATCACAGTACTTACTGAAAGCATTTCAACAAAGTATAACTGCACAAGCAACAGGTTTGGAAGGTGTGACCTTTGACTTCAAGGTTATGACCATTCAAGAGTTTCAACGTGATTGGGATGGCGAAGGATTTGATTGCGTCATTGCTTTGAACGTCTTGTACTACGTTCCTGATTATGACGAAGTCATCGGTTGGATTTATTCCTATCTTGCGGAGAATGGTACAACTGTTATTCAACAAACAGCAG CGGATAATGCTTTTATGGGATTTTATGCCACGTTTGACAGTATTTTCACTGAGAAGATGAAATCGGTTCACCAAGATGTGATTGAAGAATGTCTGAAAACCTCAGGAGCCAAGAGTGTACGCACTCTAACCGTAAAAGCCGATATCGATCTGACCGAGTGCTTCGACGAGAGCTCAGAGTGCGGCAGTCTCCTGTTGGATTTCGTAACTCATACCATAGAGTTTAGAAAGACAGCGCCACCAACTTTATTTAAGGAGGCGTTAGAAAAACTCTCTTGCAACGGAATCGGGGTGGAAAGACAAGGCACATCaataacaattttgattttattatcGCAAGAAAATAGCTTGTTTGTTGCAGGAGACACAGTGGAAATGTCAAGCTCCTACACAGTTACCGCAGCATGTCTGCCTTCATCAGCTTCGTCAATTCCACTTCAGGTTGAACTGTAG
- the LOC144438075 gene encoding E3 ubiquitin-protein ligase TRIM71-like, giving the protein MASKEEVLFLEQINQNFLFCAICSERYKNAKMLPCLHNFCEPCLVKLASDSCVVCPICRRTQQLSDRGLPGFATNTFLNELVETFEKQDAASPTNCAGCERGTCSAYCVDCGVSLCDICSHAHSRLPTTKSHRVMSLEEYHVAKSDDPASVQRPMFCSQHPNYAVEFYCDVCDTVICLKCIALDHRRHEYRCVKDAAKEYKELLEMMVDKVKAKDTETKASSVAVKEMSGSLDECYKTGDKKMKEHIQRTVLEVTRLITENGNKLLKEFKDEYDARKVSLNAQMKELEIVESDVSTVWEYTENLVKYGNAAQVMSAKKGVSAQMDELLKVETTTEPTENDYMEFQPHDDFCKEKSVGVVLRERTYKLTDIPKFVRVGDDISVAITTETSQRETRGRQKIDVVLKTPDNKVENVEVTEKKDGTLTLKTRTKMEGEHELSVSVNKHSVQKSPLRIKVIPKKGLVSQFGKAGSGVSQLKKPWGLNITRTGRVLVCDGSNHRLQSYSQTGTHHSESMVQFTDVGYEVCPFDVTFSTDGKVFITDQSKKQVFVCDENGKLVKCFGMGRFKWPTGIAVNHINERVYVVDATAHCILIYDKDGNFVKSFGCQGNKDGEFMNAVFLCINDIGNVYVSDKSNNRIQVFDADGHFMYSFGSKGSGDGELNQPRGVCLDKHGFVYVSDSLNNRIMKFESDGKFVCRVDSGGLKEPRGIAVTDDEPFGKVIVSNTGDYGVKVFAQ; this is encoded by the coding sequence ATGGCGTCCAAAGAAGAGGTGCTTTTCCTTGAGCAAATCAACCAGAATTTTCTGTTTTGTGCCATCTGTTCTGAGCGGTACAAGAATGCCAAAATGCTACCGTGTCTACACAATTTCTGTGAACCCTGTCTTGTAAAACTTGCAAGTGATAGTTGCGTAGTGTGCCCGATTTGTCGTCGTACTCAGCAACTGTCCGACCGTGGACTACCGGGTTTTGCAACGAATACCTTCCTGAACGAATTGGTTGAAACGTTCGAAAAGCAAGATGCTGCATCGCCAACAAATTGTGCTGGATGTGAGAGGGGGACATGTTCTGCGTACTGTGTCGACTGTGGCGTATCACTGTGTGATATTTGCTCTCATGCACACAGTCGTTTGCCTACAACTAAATCGCACCGCGTCATGAGTCTGGAGGAGTACCACGTCGCAAAGTCAGATGACCCAGCCTCGGTACAACGTCCAATGTTTTGTTCTCAACACCCTAACTACGCGGTCGAATTCTACTGCGATGTGTGTGACACAGTAATCTGTCTGAAGTGCATTGCACTAGATCACCGCCGTCACGAATATCGCTGTGTGAAAGATGCCGCCAAAGAATACAAGGAATTATTAGAGATGATGGTCGACAAAGTGAAAGCGAAAGACACAGAAACCAAGGCCAGCAGTGTGGCAGTGAAAGAAATGTCCGGTTCATTGGATGAATGCTACAAGACAGGGgacaagaaaatgaaagaacATATCCAACGGACAGTTTTAGAAGTCACTCGTTTGATAACAGAGAACGGCAACAAACTACTGAAAGAGTTCAAAGATGAGTATGACGCCAGAAAAGTGAGTTTAAATGCACAGATGAAAGAATTGGAAATTGTTGAGAGTGACGTATCAACTGTCTGGGAGTATACAGAGAATCTGGTCAAATATGGAAATGCTGCACAAGTGATGTCTGCTAAGAAAGGAGTGTCAGCCCAGATGGATGAATTACTGAAAGTAGAGACAACGACAGAACCAACAGAGAACGACTATATGGAGTTCCAACCACATGATGACTTCTGCAAAGAAAAGAGTGTCGGCGTAGTCCTGAGAGAAAGAACCTACAAGTTGACCGACATACCAAAGTTTGTGAGAGTAGGTGACGACATATCGGTTGCCATAACAACAGAGACATCTCAGAGAGAAACAAGGGGAAGACAGAAGATTGATGTTGTTCTGAAAACACCAGATAACAAAGTAGAGAATGTAGAAGTAACTGAAAAGAAAGATGGAACATTGACTTTAAAAACTCGAACTAAGATGGAAGGTGAGCACGAGCTGTCAGTGTCTGTCAATAAGCATTCAGTGCAGAAATCACCGCTTAGAATTAAAGTAATTCCAAAGAAAGGGTTGGTATCTCAATTTGGGAAAGCAGGGTCAGGGGTTAGTCAGCTTAAGAAACCTTGGGGGTTAAACATTACCAGGACGGGTAGAGTTTTAGTTTGTGACGGTAGTAACCACAGACTACAATCGTACAGTCAGACTGGAACACACCATAGTGAAAGTATGGTCCAGTTTACAGATGTTGGATATGAAGTTTGTCCGTTTGATGTAACCTTTTCAACTGATGGCAAGGTTTTTATTACAGACCAGTCCAAGAAGCAGGTATTTGTCTGTGATGAGAATGGTAAACTAGTTAAATGTTTTGGTATGGGGAGATTCAAGTGGCCGACAGGTATTGCTGTAAATCACATTAATGAAAGGGTTTATGTAGTAGATGCAACGGCGCACTGTATTTTGATATACGACAAAGATGGTAATTTCGTCAAATCATTTGGGTGTCAAGGCAACAAAGATGGTGAGTTTATGAATGCTGTGTTTCTCTGTATCAACGATATCGGCAACGTTTATGTATCAGATAAAAGTAACAACCGAATTCAAGTGTTCGATGCTGACGGACACTTCATGTATTCATTCGGTAGCAAGGGAAGCGGCGATGGTGAGCTGAATCAACCACGCGGAGTATGTCTCGACAAGCACGGTTTCGTATACGTGTCTGATTCGCTTAATAACAGAATCATGAAATTTGAATCGGATGGTAAATTTGTTTGTCGTGTCGACAGTGGTGGGCTGAAGGAGCCCCGTGGTATTGCTGTCACAGATGATGAACCCTTTGGTAAAGTGATCGTTTCTAATACAGGAGACTATGGTGTCAAAGTGTTTGCACAGTGA
- the LOC144437815 gene encoding histamine N-methyltransferase A-like — translation MDDTSGWYTRLSSDRDLNDRAVANYNSHTDLDERTLHYCTDILPPIIIENYSNGRKTVEESGVFRYLGIGSGSGLYDIQLLKELKKWVSSIKATIVDPSQESMEKFQQSITEEAAGLDGVTFEFKVMTIQAFQSDWDGVGFDCITGFNVMYYIPNHNDVLAWITSSLADNGTVVIQVVTADNGISTLYAKFAYLFKTKVNVLGQDVIEACLKSSGAKSAHTITMEASIDVTECSDENAEGGNLLFDFFTHSINFRKTAPPTLLNDYLEMLSCKGIGVEKDGKMYINNNCDFVIGTK, via the exons ATGGACGACACATCGGGTTGGTACACACGTTTGTCCTCTGATCGCGATTTGAACGATCGTGCAGTTGCGAATTACAATAGTCATACCGATCTAGATGAGAGAACGTTACATTACTGCACTGATATACTGCCCCCAATTATCATCGAGAATTACTCCAATGGAAGGAAAACTGTCGAGGAGAGTGGCGTGTTTCGGTACCTTGGTATTGGGAGCGGTTCAG gTTTATACGACATACAACTACTGAAGGAGCTGAAGAAATGGGTGTCATCCATAAAAGCTACGATAGTAGATCCATCTCAAGAATCAATGGAGAAATTTCAACAAAGTATAACCGAAGAAGCAGCAGGTCTAGATGGCGTGACCTTTGAGTTCAAAGTCATGACCATTCAAGCGTTTCAAAGTGACTGGGACGGCGTAGGGTTCGATTGCATCACTGGGTTCAATGTCATGTACTACATTCCTAACCATAATGACGTACTTGCTTGGATTACGTCATCTCTAGCTGACAATGGTACTGTTGTTATTCAAGTTGTAACAG CCGATAACGGTATATCAACACTCTATGCTAAGTTTGCCTATCTTTTCAAGACAAAAGTAAATGTTCTTGGCCAAGACGTGATTGAAGCTTGTCTGAAAAGCTCGGGAGCCAAAAGTGCACATACTATCACCATGGAAGCTAGTATTGATGTGACGGAATGCTCCGATGAGAACGCTGAGGGTGGCAATCTCCTGTTCGATTTCTTCACTCACAGCATTAATTTCAGAAAGACGGCGCCACCAACGTTACTAAATGATTACTTGGAGATGCTGTCCTGTAAAGGAATTGGTGTGGAAAAGGATGGCAAGATGTACATCAATAACAACTGTGATTTCGTCATCGGTACCAAGTGA